Proteins encoded in a region of the Ziziphus jujuba cultivar Dongzao chromosome 3, ASM3175591v1 genome:
- the LOC107422611 gene encoding probable indole-3-pyruvate monooxygenase YUCCA7, with the protein MNMHFKTSSLSLSLSLPTHINFKHINILFSTSSFHSLCSSTTFPKEKHTHTHTHTHPTPPLPPLMMHNTSCLNIPPMVQPFDNHDYSFLSRRCIWVNGPVIVGAGPSGLAVGSCLKEQGAPFIILERANCIASLWQNRTYDRLKLHLPKQFCQLPNFPFPDGFPEYPSKYQFISYLESYAKHFGINPQFNETVQSAKYDETFGLWRVKTISTSSSNPGEVEYICRWLVVATGENAEKVVPEFEGLDEFGGRVMHACDYRSGESFHGKRVLVVGCGNSGMEVSLDLCNHNASPSMVVRSSVHVLPRELLGKSTFELAVLLMKWFSIGVVDKMLLILARLILGNLEKYGLKRPSIGPLQLKNTAGKTPVLDIGALKKIRSGEIKVVPGIKRFFNGGVELVNGDSFEIDSVVLATGYRSNVPSWLKENDFFSGDGIPKNPFPNGWKGKAGLYAVGFTRRGLSGASFDAISVAHDIAKSWKEETKQKKKSVAARHRRCISHF; encoded by the exons ATGAACATGCACTTCAAaacatcctctctctctctctctctctctctccccacaCATATAAACTTCAAACATATTAACATTCTATTCTCTACTTCTTCTTTTCACTCCCTCTGCTCTTCTACAACTTtcccaaaagaaaaacacacacacacacacacacacacacaccccacCCCACCCCTCCCCCCCTTAATGATGCATAACACTTCTTGTCTAAATATCCCACCAATGGTTCAACCCTTTGACAACCATGACTACTCCTTCTTGTCTCGCCGGTGCATATGGGTTAACGGACCGGTCATCGTCGGTGCCGGTCCTTCCGGTTTAGCAGTTGGTTCTTGCCTTAAAGAACAAGGTGCCCCATTTATCATCCTTGAGAGAGCTAATTGCATTGCTTCTCTTTGGCAAAACCGAACCTATGATCGTCTTAAGCTTCACCTTCCTAAACAATTTTGCCAATTGCCCAATTTCCCTTTCCCTGATGGTTTTCCTGAATATCCATCAAAATACCAATTCATCAGCTACTTAGAATCATATGCCAAACACTTCGGTATAAACCCCCAGTTCAATGAGACTGTTCAGTCTGCTAAGTATGATGAAACTTTCGGTTTGTGGCGTGTCAAGACCATATCGACGAGCAGCTCGAATCCCGGAGAGGTCGAATATATTTGTCGGTGGCTCGTGGTGGCTACCGGAGAGAATGCCGAGAAAGTAGTGCCAGAATTCGAAGGTTTGGATGAGTTTGGTGGACGTGTTATGCATGCTTGTGATTACAGATCCGGTGAGAGTTTCCACGGCAAGAGAGTACTTGTTGTTGGTTGTGGAAATTCAGGAATGGAAGTCTCTCTTGATCTTTGCAACCACAATGCAAGCCCTTCAATGGTGGTTCGGAGCTCG GTTCATGTATTGCCAAGGGAACTTCTTGGGAAATCAACATTTGAATTGGCAGTTTTGCTGATGAAATGGTTCTCAATTGGTGTTGTGGACAAAATGCTACTAATACTTGCCCGATTGATTCTTGGGAATCTTGAAAAATATGGCCTAAAAAGGCCATCAATTGGTCCATTGCAGCTCAAGAACACAGCAGGGAAAACACCAGTGCTTGATATTGGAGCATTGAAGAAAATAAGATCTGGGGAGATTAAGGTTGTCCCAGGAATCAAGAGGTTCTTTAATGGTGGAGTTGAGCTTGTTAATGGAGATAGTTTTGAGATTGATTCTGTGGTTCTTGCAACTGGGTATAGAAGCAATGTTCCTTCATGGTTAAAG GAAAATGATTTCTTTTCTGGAGATGGAATACCAAAGAATCCATTCCCAAATGGATGGAAAGGAAAAGCAGGACTTTATGCTGTTGGGTTTACAAGGAGAGGCTTATCTGGTGCTTCATTTGATGCTATTAGTGTAGCTCATGATATTGCTAAGAGCTGGAAAGAAGAAACAAAGCAGAAGAAGAAATCTGTTGCAGCTCGACATAGGAGATGCATTTCACATTTCTAA
- the LOC107422620 gene encoding 7-hydroxymethyl chlorophyll a reductase, chloroplastic isoform X2 translates to MSSFIVNLSRLPLSLSVVASASSSSSSKDEKTNSKSVKLREDWRQRSRPIPPGGTYPAKDHCSRCGLCDTYYIAHVKDACAFLGDGMSRIESLESKVHGRGRKINSLDEMYFGVYDKLLYARKVKPVEGAQWTGIVTTIAIEMLKSGMVEAVICVQSDPDDRFSPRPILARTPEEVLAAKGVKPTLSPNLNTLALIEAAGVKRLLFCGVGCQVQALRSVEHHLNLEKLYVLGTNCVDNGTREGLDKFLKAASSEPDTVLHYEFMQDYKVHLKHLDGHIEEDMVVGYMGVPKYSGISMTQHPQYVTVRNERGREMLSLVENYLEITPTISSGERRPFVMETVKADDNAKLGKGPSQPAPKVIGNLIAFILNLIGPKGLEFARYSLDYHTIRNYLHVNRIWGKQRANRHMPSYAKKMVDMYNKNGKIDQLLSNK, encoded by the exons ATGTCTTCCTTCATTGTCAACCTCTCTAGGCTTCCTCTCTCGTTATCTGTTGTTGCTtcagcttcatcttcatcttcctctAAAG ATGAGAAAACCAACTCCAAGTCAGTGAAACTGAGAGAGGACTGGAGGCAACGTTCCAGACCCATTCCTCCTGGAGGCACCTATCCTGCTAAAGACCACTGCAG TCGTTGTGGATTATGTGATACATATTACATTGCCCATGTCAAGGATGCGTGTGCTTTCTTGGGAGATGGAATGTCTCGAATTGAA AGCTTGGAATCCAAAGTTCATGGCAGAGGGAGGAAGATAAATTCATTAGATGAGATGTACTTTGGGGTCTATGATAAGCTGTTATATGCTCGTAAAGTTAAGCCTGTAGAAG GAGCTCAATGGACTGGGATAGTAACAACTATAGCAATTGAAATGCTGAAATCAGGCATGGTTGAAGCTGTCATCTGTGTACAGAG TGACCCAGATGATAGATTTTCTCCAAGGCCTATTTTAGCAAG GACACCAGAAGAAGTTCTAGCTGCTAAAGGTGTTAAGCCTACATTGTCCCCTAATCTGAATACCCTTGCACTAATTGAG GCAGCTGGTGTAAAACGTCTTCTTTTCTGTGGTGTGGGTTGCCAAGTGCAAG CATTAAGATCCGTGGAGCACCATTTAAATTTGGAAAAGCTCTATGTATTGGGCACAAACTGCG TGGATAATGGTACTCGAGAAGGGCTGGATAAGTTTCTGAAGGCTGCAAGTAGTGAACCAGACACAGTTCTTCATTATGAGTTTATGCAAGATTACAAG GTTCACTTGAAGCATTTGGATGGTCATATTGAGGAG GATATGGTGGTTGGGTACATGGGTGTGCCAAAATATTCTGGAATCAGCATGACACAACATCCACAGTATGTCACTGTAAG AAATGAGCGTGGAAGAGAAATGCTGAGTCTGGTAGAGAACTATTTGGAGATAACTCCAACAATTAGTAGT GGTGAACGCCGACCGTTTGTTATGGAGACAGTTAAGGCAGATGATAATGCTAAGCTGG GTAAGGGACCTTCTCAGCCTGCTCCCAAGGTTATTGGGAATTTGATAGCTTTTATACTAAACTTG ATTGGACCGAAGGGTCTGGAATTCGCTCGCTATTCACTGGATTACCATACCATCAGGAACTATTTGCATGTAAACCGCATATGGGGTAAACAAAG AGCGAATAGACACATGCCATCATATGCAAAGAAGATGGTGGATATGTACAACAAGAATGGCAAAATCGATCAGTTACTTTCCAACAAGTAA
- the LOC107422620 gene encoding 7-hydroxymethyl chlorophyll a reductase, chloroplastic isoform X1, whose protein sequence is MSSFIVNLSRLPLSLSVVASASSSSSSKDEKTNSKSVKLREDWRQRSRPIPPGGTYPAKDHCSRCGLCDTYYIAHVKDACAFLGDGMSRIESLESKVHGRGRKINSLDEMYFGVYDKLLYARKVKPVEGAQWTGIVTTIAIEMLKSGMVEAVICVQSDPDDRFSPRPILARTPEEVLAAKGVKPTLSPNLNTLALIEAAGVKRLLFCGVGCQVQALRSVEHHLNLEKLYVLGTNCVDNGTREGLDKFLKAASSEPDTVLHYEFMQDYKVHLKHLDGHIEEVPYFCLPANELVDVIAPSCYSCFDYTNALADMVVGYMGVPKYSGISMTQHPQYVTVRNERGREMLSLVENYLEITPTISSGERRPFVMETVKADDNAKLGKGPSQPAPKVIGNLIAFILNLIGPKGLEFARYSLDYHTIRNYLHVNRIWGKQRANRHMPSYAKKMVDMYNKNGKIDQLLSNK, encoded by the exons ATGTCTTCCTTCATTGTCAACCTCTCTAGGCTTCCTCTCTCGTTATCTGTTGTTGCTtcagcttcatcttcatcttcctctAAAG ATGAGAAAACCAACTCCAAGTCAGTGAAACTGAGAGAGGACTGGAGGCAACGTTCCAGACCCATTCCTCCTGGAGGCACCTATCCTGCTAAAGACCACTGCAG TCGTTGTGGATTATGTGATACATATTACATTGCCCATGTCAAGGATGCGTGTGCTTTCTTGGGAGATGGAATGTCTCGAATTGAA AGCTTGGAATCCAAAGTTCATGGCAGAGGGAGGAAGATAAATTCATTAGATGAGATGTACTTTGGGGTCTATGATAAGCTGTTATATGCTCGTAAAGTTAAGCCTGTAGAAG GAGCTCAATGGACTGGGATAGTAACAACTATAGCAATTGAAATGCTGAAATCAGGCATGGTTGAAGCTGTCATCTGTGTACAGAG TGACCCAGATGATAGATTTTCTCCAAGGCCTATTTTAGCAAG GACACCAGAAGAAGTTCTAGCTGCTAAAGGTGTTAAGCCTACATTGTCCCCTAATCTGAATACCCTTGCACTAATTGAG GCAGCTGGTGTAAAACGTCTTCTTTTCTGTGGTGTGGGTTGCCAAGTGCAAG CATTAAGATCCGTGGAGCACCATTTAAATTTGGAAAAGCTCTATGTATTGGGCACAAACTGCG TGGATAATGGTACTCGAGAAGGGCTGGATAAGTTTCTGAAGGCTGCAAGTAGTGAACCAGACACAGTTCTTCATTATGAGTTTATGCAAGATTACAAG GTTCACTTGAAGCATTTGGATGGTCATATTGAGGAG GTTCCTTATTTCTGTCTACCAGCAAATGAGTTAGTTGATGTTATTGCTCCATCTTGCTATAG CTGTTTTGACTACACGAATGCTTTAGCG GATATGGTGGTTGGGTACATGGGTGTGCCAAAATATTCTGGAATCAGCATGACACAACATCCACAGTATGTCACTGTAAG AAATGAGCGTGGAAGAGAAATGCTGAGTCTGGTAGAGAACTATTTGGAGATAACTCCAACAATTAGTAGT GGTGAACGCCGACCGTTTGTTATGGAGACAGTTAAGGCAGATGATAATGCTAAGCTGG GTAAGGGACCTTCTCAGCCTGCTCCCAAGGTTATTGGGAATTTGATAGCTTTTATACTAAACTTG ATTGGACCGAAGGGTCTGGAATTCGCTCGCTATTCACTGGATTACCATACCATCAGGAACTATTTGCATGTAAACCGCATATGGGGTAAACAAAG AGCGAATAGACACATGCCATCATATGCAAAGAAGATGGTGGATATGTACAACAAGAATGGCAAAATCGATCAGTTACTTTCCAACAAGTAA